The Papaver somniferum cultivar HN1 chromosome 3, ASM357369v1, whole genome shotgun sequence genome includes a region encoding these proteins:
- the LOC113357856 gene encoding type I inositol polyphosphate 5-phosphatase 8-like gives MRQEFGKNQRSSSWPKTIVRKWLNMKTRSDEFHSDYTTKGTTAGTNEMRRKSCSDRDKYVMIPRDISKGWEVESSESLKRPRPFEQESSTATNDLNQRLFVGTWNVGGKSPHKGLNIKDWLSTNSPADIYVLGFQEIVPLNAGNVFGAEDNGPATKWLSLIRQALNNTDEKDTEILENYNNDTSKQQETSELITLKQQLQSSSTTPNQFDQIEQQPNQLTKPRTSFSDLLSMDHDLEIDELSYEPYDFSSNSTSSSNSSCEGSPTPPAGLSTRFGSNRSMGDRYCLAASKQMVGIFLCVWVRTDLYQHASNLKVSCVGRGIMGYLGNKGSISISMTLYRTSFCFVCTHLTSGEKEGDEVRRNSDVMEILKKTRFLSSRKLENEISPDNILRHDNIIWLGDLNYRLSSPGCIDTLELLKKNDWQTLLEKDQLRIEQKAGRIFQGWEEGRIHFAPTYKYLNNSDRYVLPQNNTTSKPKDKRRTPAWCDRILWKGEGVEQMFYMRGESRFSDHRPVSSLFCVQFDNHLSSNKTKLIRPTTATWSRKIKSQQQHQHQQQQQQVSQQKSQNSQYSFISNIRNMDDPGIDMRGKISSRKVVAASC, from the exons ATGAGGCAAGAATTCGGTAAAAATCAAAGG TCATCTTCGTGGCCTAAAACAATTGTGAGAAAATGGTTGAATATGAAGACTAGATCCGATGAGTTTCATTCTGATTATACAACAAAAG GAACAACAGCGGGTACAAACGAAATGAGAAGGAAGAGTTGTTCAGATAGGGATAAATATGTTATGATTCCAAGAGACATCTCTAAAG GATGGGAAGTCGAATCGTCGGAAAGTCTAAAAAGACCAAGACCATTTGAACAAGAATCATCCACTGCCACCAATGATCTTAACCAAAG GTTGTTTGTAGGGACATGGAATGTAGGAGGGAAATCACCACATAAAGGATTAAACATTAAAGATTGGCTTTCTACAAATTCTCCGGCTGATATTTATGTTCTTGG GTTTCAAGAAATTGTCCCATTAAATGCAGGAAATGTATTCGGTGCAGAAGATAACGGTCCTGCAACCAAGTGGCTATCCCTTATACGTCAAGCTTTGAACAATACAGATGAAAAAGACACTGAAATTCTAGAAAATTATAATAATGACACTTCTAAACAACAAGAAACATCAGAACTGATCACTCTGAAGCAACAACTACAGTCTTCTAGTACTACTCCTAATCAGTTTGACCAAATTGAACAACAACCTAACCAGCTGACTAAACCCAGAACCAGTTTCTCTGACTTATTATCCATGGACCATGACTTAGAAATTGACGAATTATCATATGAACCTTATGATTTTTCATCAAATTCTACTTCAAGTTCAAATTCAAGTTGTGAAGGTTCACCTACTCCACCAGCTGGATTATCGACTAGGTTTGGGAGTAATCGTTCGATGGGTGATCGTTATTGTTTGGCTGCAAGCAAGCAAATGGTTGGGATATTTTTATGTGTATGGGTTCGTACCGATCTTTATCAGCATGCTAGTAATTTGAAGGTTTCTTGTGTTGGTAGAGGCATCATGGGTTATCTCGGTAATAAG GGTTCAATTTCAATAAGTATGACGCTGTATCGGACCTCGTTTTGTTTCGTATGCACCCATTTGACATCTGGTGAAAAAGAAGGTGATGAAGTTAGAAGAAATTCTGATGTTATGGAAATATTAAAGAAGACGAGATTTCTTAGTTCGCGTAAACTTGAAAACGAAATTTCGCCCGATAACATCTTGCGTCATGA TaacattatttggcttggggATTTAAACTACCGACTCTCGTCACCTGGTTGCATTGACACTCTTGAATTACTAAAGAAAAATGACTGGCAAACTCTTTTAGAAAAAGATCAG CTAAGAATTGAGCAAAAAgcaggacgaatatttcaagggTGGGAAGAAGGAAGGATACATTTCGCACCAACCTACAAATACTTAAACAATTCGGACCGCTACGTTCTACCCCAAAACAATACTACCTCCAAACCTAAAGATAAACGACGCACTCCTGCCTG GTGCGATAGGATACTGTGGAAAGGTGAAGGAGTGGAACAGATGTTTTATATGAGAGGGGAGTCAAGATTCTCAGATCACAGACCTGTCTCTTCTCTATTTTGTGTACAATTTGATAATCATCTGTCATCTAACAAGACCAAGCTTATCAGGCCTACAACGGCGACGTGGTCTCGAAAAATAAAATCCCAACagcaacatcaacatcaacagcaacaacaacaagtcAGTCAACAGAAAAGTCAGAACTCGCAATATTCTTTCATCAGTAATATTAGGAATATGGATGATCCTGGCATCGACATGCGTGGTAAAATTTCAAGCCGAAAAGTTGTTGCAGCCAGTTGCTAG